Genomic segment of Salvia hispanica cultivar TCC Black 2014 chromosome 2, UniMelb_Shisp_WGS_1.0, whole genome shotgun sequence:
GATTCATGAATTTCTCAACTGATACCAATTTGTCGGGTATATTTAGAAGGGAAAGTCCTATATATATCTTCCAAACTTCCACATTTCTTGGCCAGTTGGTCTTGAAGAATTTTGCAAAACTGCTGCCCTTTCAAATCTAAGGGTAAAAcgtaaagaaaattttgataatgaGAACTCTAGCCAATTAATTAACGAGaccattataatttattatatcaagttttttgacaaaaaaaaatcaaaatagaaaaggagTATTCTGTATATATGATGAGTCACAGTTTTGGTGCATCTATGAACAGTTTCGTTATTGGTGTTGGTGGAATTTTGTCCTTAATATACGATGCACATTTCTTTTGATGtagtatcaattttttaaaaaatcatgtgATAGATGCAACTCTTCCGTTGCAATTACATCTCAGCATTCTTGAACACAAAAGTTCAACTCCATCTATATAGTGCTTAAGTAATAAGgcttaattattattaattacacatTTCAATGGGTTAAAGCATACACACTGTATATGAATTCATGCCCGGCCTGGCACCACTGTCTTCGTCAGCAATGCAtaaaatattgtctcaaatattagtattttttttttggcataaaataaagttattaattaagagagagaatgagatgATAATTAGATGGAGAAATAAGagaagagaaatgaaaatgaataaaaatagtcAAATTTGCCCTTgagactaaaaataataaaatagaaaaaaattagtttcgAAAAATGAGTACCTcgagtaaattaaaattttaaattaaaaacctctatgaaatttatttttatgaaatagtGCAAATATGCATTATACATTACCATATACTCAAAATAAATTGTCAGCTTCATTAtcatttattctcataattcaGTGAAATTATGAAGCAGCCTGATAAATTGTGTGCTAAAAATCACTACCTTTCAGTCTCTCACAAACCTTTTACAAATACCAGTTTCTCAAATCAAATTtcgtaaatattttttacatcCTACAATATGGCTAGGAGGGATTGTAAGAGCCAATTGCCCCTCCTCAATATTTCCCATTTATACTAAAgttattaatcaattttaaaaaaatagtagtaattttcttttttttttttaggatattCAACCAAGATTTCATACTCCACTCAAGCCTCAGCTTTACTCTATTAGTTGTACCGTATtcctaaattttattattcatttgattatttatttagagaaatttgaataataataataataataataataataataataataattcactCGGTGGCTTCAGGGTCtgttttaaaattcaatatgtAAGCTttaattatactccttccatctcACTTTACCATTTCTGAATATTCTACCTCAAAAGTCTCGAttaaaatttttcataataaaccttatattccactaactttttctactcacattttattattataaaattaataataaaaataagatctatattccattatcttttttcacaaaatgtttcattacatttttctAAACTTATGCCACACTCAAATGGGATTCCTCCAAaaagatggagggagtatttttctttcctttattTAGTCAGAATTTGGATTTATGTAGGTACCATTTTCCaacaataaatacaaatatcaCATTGTATTCTGAAAAATTGAGTCATTCGATAATGGGATTAGAACGaaggagaaataaaaaattatttaagttaatgtatttttataaaaaaaatgaatgggTCTAAAACCAAGATTTGGGTATATTTCGTGTATCAATAGGTAACtagtttcataatttttttaaaaaaattatatttacaaatgaataaatgaattatgaGTTTAACTTATACTCCCACGATTCCATGGAAGATGATTTATTCCTTGGATCATGACATTTTagatttcatgtttttttattttattataaatgaatagaataaagtaataggaatcgaataaattaaatcaaagataaatgtgtttttatatttaatactattaaatatgtTGATTGAAACAGATTAACTACACCCCAAAAATCGATCGATTCCTAAATCCCAAAACTTATACTACTACACATTAATCACAACTGAGTTGGAATACGTACtaaatttaaccaaaataaattacttaaaGATTGGGTGTGTTTATCCAAAAgaatcaaaaaagaaaaaggagattAAAGGTGTGAAAGATGAGCAGGTGTAAGTTGCTACGTCGCTGACGTGTACCCTTAATGCCAACGAAGCAGCCACCGCTTAACCACCGCGCGCCACCCTACAAACTCAATAGTTACTtaataaacctatatattAGCTTGTCAAATTCAACTTGCAAACACAAATTAATCACTCAATTTCAACCGATTTCAACAATCATGAGTCAAGAACAGCCGCAGAGATCGCCGGAGCCCGTCAAGTACGGCGACGTCTTCAAGGTCTCCGGCCAACTCGCTTCGAAGCCCATCGCCCCACAGGATGCCGCGGCGCTGCAGGCGGCGGAGACTGCCGTCTACGGCCATACCATCAAGGGTGGTCCCGCCTCGGTCGTCCAATCAGCCGCCGACTTCAACGAACGCCGCGGCGTGGTTGGCCACGACGACATGACCGGCGCCGTAAGAGAGCATGGCGCAACCATCGCCGAAGCCAATATCGGAGGCTACCGTGTTGTCACCGAAGCTATTGGCGGTCAAGTAAGTTTTGTAATTCTTGAGATTATTGGTAAATTTATGTGCCTCATTTTTAGTGGTTGTATATAATGTAGGTGGTGGGGCAATACGGTCTGCCGGTGGGAACGCAAATTGATCAGTCTAAATCGACACTGGCGGGTGAGGCTGTCACAATTGGAGAGGCACTGGAGGCAGCAGCTCTCTCCGCGGGAAACAAGCCGGTTGACAAGAGTGATGTTGCTGCGATACAGGCGGCCGAGGTTCGCGCCACTGGGCTTGGCCACGTTGTGGCTGGGGGCGTTGGGGCTGAGGCCCAATCCGCGGCTGCACACAACATGCAGGCCACCAGGGATGAGAAGAAGACCATCCTCGCCACCAGGGATGAGGAGAAGACCACGCTCGCCGATGTTTTAACTGTAAATTTGAATCTGAAAATCAGATTAATTTGGTTTGATTGTATCTTATTCCGTTACGcgtgatttatatttttgcagGATGCGAGTGAGAAACTGGTGGGTGATAAGCCGGTGACAAGGGAGGATGCGGAGGCGGTCATATATGCTGAGGCCAGGAACAAGGATGATCTATCCACCAACCCCGGGGGCGTTGCTGCGGTTGTTGCCGCAGCGGCAAGGCTTAATCAGAAGTGACTTCGTTTTTAGAAGCTTGTTTTGGCGACATATGTAAATATGGTGCAACCTTTGCTGCTGGTGTTGTACACCTTTTTCTACTCTACTAAATTACTGTACAACTGCCTTTCTTATATAAATGGACTTGCGCATGAAATGGTCCGTGACTAAAACACTTGAATCACATAAGCCTCACTCATCTGTTGTAAAAGCCCGAACTTTCGTATCTTATTAttgttactattattattattagccTAAAGAAAAAGCCTTATTAttgttactattattattattagcctaaagaaaaaaaacatataagtGATGGTTGTAGTATTTAAAACCTACCCTTTACGTTTATAgagaattataaataatagttgCTTTGTTCTCAAACGAACATTTCAAGTATTTTAAGTACTATTAAAGGATTAGATCTAAATAAAAAGTTCATACTGTTGTCTGACATATCCATCCGAAGTCTGATAAAATTCTATTATATTACAATTAGAGAGAGACGTGCAAGTCTCGGACAGTCTGTTTGACGACAATGCTCGTATCCCAACGAAGTCCAACACAGTCACCAATATCCCCAAATGATGTTCCTACATAATATGGGAAGTTAGTAGAAATTATAGTTAATGTCCGgatcaaaatatatagtaatatgGATTAGAGAAGACTTCATTTGGGAGGATTCACACatcataacaaataaaataatgaggAGCTTGCAAGTGAGTAGTATGCAtataatttctcaaattctTTTACGCCAACATGTcatatttttgcattaaatgaaaatatcatcACAAGATTTGCTAAAAGCAATGGATGGAGCAGatcatgcaaaaaaaaaaaaaaaagcaagatATCAGACCTCTGCAACAAGATATCAAATCTTTGAAAAAGGTTGCCTATATCCAACTTGCCATACAAGGCtaatatatctataaatagaaacaaaattcttttctttcttcctctcGATCACCTTCACAATACTCCTACAAAGTTACCTTGAAACTTATTCACACACAAAATCAGCCTTGTACAACATCAAATTAACTTGCTAGTGAAGATAGAGTAAGATACCCAAAATCCATCACAAACTTGGAAGATATTTTAGGCAGTTAAGCCTTCCACAAGTAAAACCTCCCCATGTTAAAACCCCCTCCACTTGCACAACAACTTGCAAGAGAAGAGTCAGTACTCTATATAAACCCcaaatatttccattttaagcaaCACATCGCTGTCAAACACATTCTCTTCATACCACATCACTCACATAGGATAGAGTAGTACAAGGAAGAAGAgttgaagaggaagaagagttGAAGATAATTGTAGGATGAAGCCTACAATCAACAACACGTTTTCCACCTATCATCAAGGTAAACATCCAAACCATTTCTACTTTCTTTCATACACATACATACATCCATAATTTGAAAGTAGAATCTGCCCAAGTAACATCAACAAATACACGTCAAGTTTAACATCATCTTCCACCACTAAGCCATCCATAACAGTAAGACAAATGCCccaaaatcaccaaattcATGAAATGAAAGGAAGGAAGCATACACTCTAATGACTAGTTAATTGGAAAACTTATCTCACGCATACGAATCTGCTGGATTTCCGGCGAATGGACTTAGACAACCCATCGACACGAGGACAGCCCCACAACCCCGATATGTCACCGATTCAATGATTTCAAGACCTTTACAAATCTACAAGTTAAAAACACCAAACTGAAATTCAAGATTTAATctttagaaataaaacaaaagggggaaatgataaaattgggCATTCCTTACCTTTCGGGAGTTCGGCGAGGAGGCGGCGACTGTGGTGGCTTCGGGGGAGCTGCTCCGGCAGCGCGAGGCACGAAGAAGAAGCGGCGAAGCCGCTGCCTGTGCATGCACAGCAGCGGCAGCGGCAAATCGGGAGAGAGGGGGGCTGAGGCGCTACGTAGCAGCGGTGATCGGTGATGGCGGCGGATCCCGAGGGAGAGACGTAGAGGGCCACGACGGCGAGCGGCCGCGCAGacagcagcggcggcggcgtgaGCAGTAGACGAGAGAGGGAGGAgcgagagggagagagaaaagagaaggGACGGacggaggagagagagagaccgccggaggaggaagaggaggaggcgaCGCGCCGGAGGGAGGCTGGCCGACGGTCAGCAGCAGGCAGGAAGGAAAGagctcttttctcttttttgttAGTCTCGATAGAACGAGGAAGGAGAAGAAGGAATGAGTGGGTTCTTTATTCGAGCTAATTATTTAGTGATTTGGGCCTAGAAAAAAGGAATTGAATGTAAGCCCAATTTTAATTGGTGCTGCACTAAATAAATAGGGGTTAGGcccaatttttgaatttaaattattttgggtctaaaataaaatggttaaGTAAGCTAAGATAATTAGTTGTGATCCGAGTTATTATAGTTTTGCGTAAAATTTGTAGCAATGTATGAAGTATCAATTTAGTCGAAGCCCGAAaataatagaagaagaaacatcaaataatatatgagTTTTAGATGTTTTAAAGGATAAGCGAAGAATGAAATGGGTTAATTATGAGGCATGCATTCCTATTAAAGTTTAAGAATTTCTTGAAGTCTGATTAgtatatcatattatattgttttgtttCCAAAAAGGTTACCTTTGCAAGTTAAAGTCCGAACGAGAATTTCAAGTTAAGAAAATTCAACGAACGATGTGAGCTTTCTTATACTAAAagtacaaattatattttgtgaaaaactcGAACACATGTTCGTGATTTTAATgatgttgtcttgccataaatgtTTTGTGTATGATGTCTATCTGTTGGCTAAGGCCAAGTGAATTATGAATGATGATATATAagtcgaattcgggtcccagtgagggtggtgtccccgctcggactagtgtacacgggaTACCTCTGGCCGTGAACGGACGGCAGAGAAGGTgaccgtggaaggtggccaccttcccggCACAAGGATACCTCTGTCATGATGGCCAGGGAAGGTGACCGTATGAGAACACCATCTCATCGGCACAAGATGATCAGATATGGCTAAGTACAGGAAAAAGGGGCTGCAGCCCAATGTGAATAATTTTAGTAAGCTCAGGTCTTTTCAATAAAACCCCtgagtgttactgtgatgatggcttgacaatatttttaaatgtatatgtgtatttttcggcaatgtgttcactgagtacttttgtactcagccctgcatatatttctaaatatgcaGGTTAAGCGGTGACGACGAGGGGCGATGTTGAGCAAGGATGACGAATGTGTTTCCATTTGATAAATGCTTGGATGcatcgtgtcttcatacacggTGTCATTCTCTCttgactcttccgctgcaatgTAAATAACGAGCTTATGTTCCTTTGTGTCATGCACTCTGATATATTTTGCCAgttattccaatttaatttcattcatatCAGTTTTGCCAAGATTCCCCTTTCTcccccgcttctttaatccttCCCTAGTCGCGATAAACCGTGTTTGCTATCCTTAGCagagtgcggtcgtgacatcTGTACTCCATTCAAATAAGACATTAGCCTCATTAGAGCATCTCTGTCCTTGCTCTTAAATAACAAGAGCGGAGGTGGGCACTAACCCACTTTTACTTCTTGTCCTCAGGCAAGGGCACACATCCACAAGTTCAAGgatcccaccattctattatttaatttaaatgtttCAATTACTAcaaacatttctacaatataaaaattacttaactaaattctaaaaaataaaaattacataattaaaatcttaaaaaataaaaatacataattaaaatcttagaaaataaaaaaatacataattaaaattctataaattaaaaattacataattaaaaaaatctccGTGGAggactattaaaaaaatatataattaaaatcctataaattaaaaaattacataattaaaaaatacctCCGTGGAGATTAGTCCTCTATTCCTAATGTGAcctcctaaaaaataaaaatatataattaaaatcttagaaaataaaaaaaatacataattaaaattctataaattaaaaattacataattaaaaaatatctccgTGGAGgactaaagaaaaaaatacataattaaaatcctataaattaaaaattacataattaaaaaatacctCCGTGGAAGATTAGTCCTCTATTCCTAATGTTCTTCGGAGATCCGGTATCATtgggaaaattgaaaaataaattaaaagtgtgtagaaattggatataattaattgggaagtggaaaaaaaatatttaaaattgattttttttaattaattttgaatttttttttaaaataaaaaaaatctatgccgttggccaatcgcAGCCCGCCACGTAAgtctgctcagcggcacggacgtgctcttatttaagagtaGCAAGGACGATGAGCATCCTTGCCAGCAGGACGGACAACGttaccgctgcggatgctctttaAACAACCTATTTTCTAGACGTATAAATAACAAAGAAAGcactattaaaaatttacaagTGGAAAATATTGTTTGCACCATAGCTTTTTGGACAAAAGAATTTATGGACACATAATAGAGTCCGACTGTTTATTGGTCctacaaaaccaaaataatctGTGAAAGTCGCTCTAACTAGCTGTTGAGTTAAATCACTAGTGTTTCCCACATAAATAGCGACAAAGGAGATGCTACAATTCACAGGTTAGTCTTGTCGAGCcaaatacaaacaaaaaaatattgaaggaATTAAGAAACTCTATCCCAAAtgtaattcaaataaattaaagcaGAAGGAAATCAACTTTCAATACTATTTCAAAGGAAGCTGAGTTTAACTAGCATTAACGATCACAAACATAGCAAGTACTCGgtgaatcaaattataaattctaTTGGCTTGTCGTCCTACGTGACAAAACTAAAGCAGCATCAAAAACTCAAATCCTCAACAATACCAATCTCAGataatatatatgtgataAGCCAAGAAATACATAATAATGACAGAAACTGAAGATTCTCATCGCTTCTTTGAGACACCAACTGTCTTTCCTCTGCGACCAGTAGTCTTAGTGTGCTGCCCACGCACGCGAAGGCCCCAGTAGTGACGCAGACCACGGTGGTTCCTGCAGGGATCAAACAGGAGATGCAAGCAtaagacgaagaagaagaagaaccaCTTGTAAATACCaaagaaagtgcatatttgtA
This window contains:
- the LOC125206040 gene encoding late embryogenesis abundant protein D-34-like — translated: MSQEQPQRSPEPVKYGDVFKVSGQLASKPIAPQDAAALQAAETAVYGHTIKGGPASVVQSAADFNERRGVVGHDDMTGAVREHGATIAEANIGGYRVVTEAIGGQVVGQYGLPVGTQIDQSKSTLAGEAVTIGEALEAAALSAGNKPVDKSDVAAIQAAEVRATGLGHVVAGGVGAEAQSAAAHNMQATRDEKKTILATRDEEKTTLADVLTDASEKLVGDKPVTREDAEAVIYAEARNKDDLSTNPGGVAAVVAAAARLNQK